The proteins below come from a single Mus pahari unplaced genomic scaffold, PAHARI_EIJ_v1.1 scaffold_15458_1, whole genome shotgun sequence genomic window:
- the LOC110315444 gene encoding WAP four-disulfide core domain protein 18-like, producing FEKPGACPKNSPENVGTCIDRCSGDRSCPGNMKCCSNGCGHVCRRPVF from the coding sequence CATTTGAAAAACCTGGAGCTTGTCCCAAGAATTCCCCAGAAAATGTTGGAACTTGTATTGATCGATGCTCGGGAGATAGATCGTGCCCTGGCAACATGAAGTGCTGTAGCAATGGCTGTGGTCATGTCTGCAGACGCCCTGTCTTTTAA